A DNA window from Oryctolagus cuniculus chromosome 21, mOryCun1.1, whole genome shotgun sequence contains the following coding sequences:
- the LOC100341560 gene encoding LOW QUALITY PROTEIN: melanoma antigen preferentially expressed in tumors (The sequence of the model RefSeq protein was modified relative to this genomic sequence to represent the inferred CDS: inserted 1 base in 1 codon; deleted 2 bases in 1 codon): MELFPPLFMAAFSRRRRKTLKAMVQAWPFACLPLGALMKERKFHRETFQAMLDGLDVLLAQDIRPRRWKLQVLDLRKNAHQDFWTVWSGTRVGACSLVDNEATQPLRKKQKVDRSRAGVRQSPAPLEVLVDLCLKEGSRDEMLSCLLEKAKEREGLLHLCCRKLRIFAMPMQNIKTILKMVRLDSVQDLEVNCTWKLSTLGKFALHLGQMRNLRRLLVSHIHMSSCASREKEEWVSQFTSQFLSLHHLQELYLDSISFLEGRLNHMLRCLKSPLETLSITNCLLSELDLKHLSQSPTICQLKDLGLSGVNLTSVSMRSLQVLLERTSXTLQDLDLCVCGPPVCVDLVVDPQFSAILPALSRCSQLTTFSFCGNPISMAVLENLLCHTIGLSKLSHVLYPAPLESYEDVRGTLHPGRLAYLHAKLKRMLRESGRPSMVWFSANPCPHCGDRTFYNPEPILCSCYMPV; encoded by the exons ATGGAGCTCTTCCCGCCGCTGTTCATGGCAGCCTTTAGCAGGAGGCGCAGAAAGACCCTGAAGGCGATGGTGCAGGCGTGGCCCTTCGCCTGCCTCCCTCTGGGGGCTCTCATGAAGGAGCGGAAGTTTCACCGGGAGACCTTCCAAGCCATGCTTGACGGGCTCGACGTGCTGCTTGCCCAGGACATTCGCCCCAG AAGATGGAAACTGCAAGTTCTGGATTTACGCAAAAATGCTCATCAGGACTTCTGGACCGTGTGGTCTGGAACCAGGGTCGGTGCCTGCTCATTGGTGGACAATGAGGCCACCCAGCCCCTGAGGAAGAAGCAGAAAGTGGACAGGTCCAGGGCTGGGGTGAGACAGTCGCCGGCCCCCCTGGAGGTGCTTGTCGACCTGTGCCTCAAGGAAGGCAGCCGTGACGAAATGCTCAGCTGTCTCCTTGAGAAAgccaaggagagggaggggctgctgcacctgtgctGTAGGAAGCTGCGGATCTTCGCGATGCCCATGCAGAACATTAAGACGATTCTGAAAATGGTGCGGCTGGACTCTGTCCAGGATCTGGAGGTGAACTGCACCTGGAAGCTGTCCACACTGGGCAAGTTTGCTCTGCACCTGGGCCAGATGAGGAATCTGCGCCGCCTCCTCGTCTCCCACATCCACATGTCTTCCTGCGCGTCCCGGGAGAAGGAGGAGTGGGTCAGCCAGTTCACCTCTCAGTTCCTCAGTCTGCACCACCTCCAGGAGCTCTACTTGGACTCTATTTCCTTCCTGGAAGGCCGCTTGAACCACATGCTCAG GTGCCTGAAGAGCCCCTTGGAGACCCTCTCAATCACTAACTGCCTGCTTTCGGAACTAGACCTGAAGCATCTATCCCAGAGCCCCACCATCTGTCAGCTGAAAGACCTGGGTCTCAGCGGCGTCAACCTGACCAGTGTGAGCATGCGGTCCCTGCAGGTTCTGCTGGAGCGAACCT ccaccctccaggacctggacttgtgtgtgtgtggaccccCAGTGTGTGTGGACTTG GTCGTGGACCCCCAGTTCAGTGCCATCCTGCCTGCTCTGAGCCGCTGCTCCCAGCTCACCACCTTCAGTTTCTGTGGGAACCCCATCTCCATGGCCGTCCTCGagaacctcctgtgccacaccaTCGGGCTGAGCAAGCTCAGCCACGTGCTGTACCCGGCCCCGCTGGAGAGTTACGAAGACGTGCGAGGCACCCTGCACCCGGGGAGGCTCGCCTACCTGCACGCCAAGCTGAAACGGATGCTGCGGGAGTCGGGGCGGCCCAGCATGGTCTGGTTCAGCGCCAACCCCTGTCCTCACTGTGGCGACAGGACCTTCTACAACCCAGAACCCATCCTGTGCTCCTGCTACATGCCTGTCTAA